From Laspinema palackyanum D2c, the proteins below share one genomic window:
- a CDS encoding Crp/Fnr family transcriptional regulator, which produces MDERFTSRDSVPNVEELIRATPFFNGLPDSVVERATAHIVSRTHPPNQVILLENDWGSSVYFLLEGWVKIRTYNLDGKEVTLNILGSGEIFGEMAALDEVPRSTDVITLAPTTIGNLPAQDFVQLIHTEPLAGIRLAQLMARRLRQVNRRLRLRESDSTSRVADIILFLAEGQGKQSPEGIEIPNLPHRELSSLSGLARETVTRVLSKLEKKGLIKRDREILCIPDVNALERLMV; this is translated from the coding sequence ATGGATGAAAGATTTACCTCTCGCGATTCTGTACCCAACGTTGAAGAATTAATTCGCGCAACTCCGTTTTTTAATGGATTACCGGACTCCGTTGTAGAACGGGCAACGGCGCATATTGTTAGCCGCACCCATCCCCCGAATCAAGTCATTTTGTTGGAAAATGACTGGGGAAGTTCTGTTTATTTTTTATTAGAGGGATGGGTCAAAATTCGCACCTATAACCTCGATGGCAAGGAAGTCACTCTGAATATTTTAGGCTCTGGTGAAATCTTTGGCGAAATGGCCGCCTTGGATGAAGTGCCCCGTTCTACTGATGTGATTACCCTGGCCCCGACCACGATTGGCAATCTCCCTGCCCAGGATTTTGTGCAGTTAATTCATACCGAACCCTTAGCGGGAATTCGGTTAGCTCAGTTGATGGCAAGACGTCTGCGCCAAGTCAACCGGCGATTGCGGTTGAGAGAATCCGATAGCACCTCTCGGGTGGCGGATATTATCTTATTTTTAGCCGAGGGACAAGGAAAGCAATCTCCTGAAGGGATCGAAATTCCCAATTTACCCCATCGGGAATTAAGCAGTCTGAGTGGATTAGCTCGGGAAACGGTCACTCGGGTATTGAGTAAACTAGAGAAGAAGGGTTTGATTAAGCGCGATCGCGAGATCCTCTGTATCCCAGATGTCAACGCCCTGGAACGTCTCATGGTCTAG
- a CDS encoding DUF2232 domain-containing protein — MVDFADSNPNSASPSPNPNPNSEPLGPPDSSGVPDSLTEDLRESSVPRSTSASSVAPGRLPNNALILVETAFFASTASLIWLINYYFPLGPVLRIFFPVPIALVYLRWGNRAAWMGAVVSGLLLSVLMGPTRSILFVVPFGLLGVLLGCLWKRRASWEVAILLGSLLGAFGFFFRLWLLGILVGEDLWIYLTIQITELADWLFLRMGLLVQPSLYVIQALAAILVWVQNLIYLFAVHLAASLLLEKIGNPIPPPPPWVQVLLDEE, encoded by the coding sequence ATGGTTGATTTTGCAGATAGTAACCCAAATTCCGCTTCCCCGTCTCCTAATCCCAATCCCAATTCAGAACCCCTAGGTCCTCCCGATTCCTCTGGGGTACCCGACTCCCTTACGGAGGATCTTCGGGAATCCTCAGTCCCTCGCAGCACCTCGGCTTCCTCAGTTGCCCCAGGCAGACTCCCAAATAATGCCTTAATTCTGGTCGAAACCGCCTTTTTTGCCAGTACCGCCAGCTTGATTTGGCTGATCAATTATTACTTTCCCCTCGGTCCCGTGCTGCGGATTTTTTTTCCGGTCCCGATCGCCCTGGTTTACCTCCGCTGGGGGAATCGCGCCGCCTGGATGGGTGCCGTTGTCTCCGGTTTGTTGCTCTCTGTTCTCATGGGACCCACGCGCAGCATTCTCTTTGTGGTCCCGTTTGGTCTTCTGGGGGTCTTGCTCGGATGTCTCTGGAAGCGTCGCGCCAGTTGGGAAGTTGCCATCCTTCTGGGCTCTCTCCTCGGTGCTTTTGGCTTCTTCTTTCGCCTCTGGCTGTTAGGAATTCTCGTCGGGGAAGACCTTTGGATTTACCTGACGATTCAAATTACCGAGCTTGCCGACTGGCTCTTTCTGAGGATGGGATTGCTCGTTCAGCCGAGTCTATATGTCATTCAAGCCTTAGCCGCAATTTTAGTCTGGGTTCAGAATCTCATCTACCTGTTTGCGGTACATTTAGCCGCCTCTCTCCTCCTCGAAAAAATCGGAAATCCCATTCCACCCCCACCGCCTTGGGTACAAGTTTTACTTGATGAAGAATAA